A window of the Gossypium arboreum isolate Shixiya-1 chromosome 2, ASM2569848v2, whole genome shotgun sequence genome harbors these coding sequences:
- the LOC108481004 gene encoding cell division cycle protein 27 homolog B-like, with product MEALLVNYVEKSLEQYMRRNAVFLCERLYAEFPSEVNLQLLARCYLNNNQPHSAYYILKGMQMAQSRYLFAIACLEMDLFCEAEAALLPVKDLCAEVPNGAAVQYLLGIIYRDTDRKNKSIEHFRKTLSIDPMFWAAYEQLCMLGEAEEAAVCFGDATVPCVQEHYLGNASSCLQIADTDHSSDSSQRFGLEYLSRSDLKQREGNNIRVMCENNHGGPILTGAVRQSKNSCCSTSFLSTPSPVPTQLSDVAPPPLVRNIHLRQSEDSLRPNTQARGKFACDNESAQIRGSLFFDSGLRRSARLAVGHRSLNTSQGSENKAKSLHASTKLSSETCSSTFYQGKLMETYEVAVSEFGATSSSLSSTTDVKSIQHEIENTKLSSFISDSATIKSGISNTMKLLRTLGEGYRHLCMFRCKEALNVYQKLSSKQYNTGWILSQVGKAYFELVDYLNADYAFSLARQISPYNLEEMDVYSTVLYHLKQDMKLKYLAQEMILVDRFAPQTWCAIGNCYSLQKDHESALKSFQRAVQLNSRFAYAHTLSGHEYVIMEDYGKGVECYQTSLHVDARHYNSWYGLGMIYLCQEKFEFAEHHFRQAYQINPLSSVIMYYLGTTLEVLKRSEEALEMMETAIVIDNKNPLPKYSKAKLLLTLGKLNEALEILEELKECTPRESCIYALMGEIYKRNKKYDKAMLHFGIALDLKPSIVDVAKIEAAIEKLIIPDEMEESL from the exons ATGGAGGCATTATTGGTGAATTACGTTGAGAAAAGCCTGGAGCAATACATGCGAAGAAACGCCGTTTTCCTCTGCGAACGCCTCTACGCTGAGTTTCCTTCCGAG GTGAATTTACAATTATTGGCTAGATGTTACTTGAATAATAATCAACCTCACTCTGCATATTACATTCTTAAAG GTATGCAAATGGCTCAGTCTCGTTACTTGTTTGCAATTGCGTGCTTAGAAATGGATCTCTTTTGTGAAGCGGAAGCCGCATTGCTGCCTGTTAAAGATCTATGTGCTGAG GTTCCAAATGGTGCTGCCGTGCAATATCTTCTCGGCATTATTTATAG GGACACCGATAGGAAGAACAAGTCTATTGAACACTTCAGGAAGACTTTGTCAATTGACCCTATGTTTTGGGCAGCATACGAGCAACTTTGTATGCTAG GTGAGGCAGAGGAAGCTGCTGTTTGCTTTGGTGATGCAACTGTTCCTTGTGTTCAAGAGCATTACCTAGGCAATGCATCAAGTTGTTTACAAATAGCTGATACTGATCATAGCTCGGATTCTTCTCAAAGATTTGGCTTAGAATATTTGAGTCGAAGCGATTTAAAGCAAAGGGAAGGGAACAATATCAGAGTTATGTGTGAGAATAATCATGGAGGACCTATTTTAACAGGAGCTGTTAGGCAAAGTAAAAACAGCTGTTGCAGTACATCATTTTTAAGTACTCCTTCCCCTGTTCCCACACAA CTATCGGATGTGGCTCCACCACCTCTAGTTAGAAACATACATCTTCGTCAAAGTGAAGACTCTCTAAGACCTAATACTCAAGCTCGAGGGAAATTTGCTTGTGATAATGAATCAGCACAG ATTCGTGGCAGTTTATTTTTCGATTCAGGACTTCGTAGAAGTGCTAGATTAGCTGTAGGGCACAGAAGCTTGAACACCTCACAAGGATCAGAAAATAAAGCAAAAAGTTTGCATGCTTCTACTAAATTAAGCTCTGAGACTTGCTCTTCAACATTTTATCAAG GGAAATTGATGGAAACTTATGAGGTTGCTGTATCAGAGTTCGGAGCAACTTCTTCATCATTATCTTCGACAACTGATGTTAAATCCATTCAGCATGAGATAGAAAATACAAAACTGAGCAGCTTTATCTCAGATAGTGCAACAATTAAATCTGGTATCTCAAATACAATGAAACTCCTGAGAACTCTTGGGGAGGGCTATAGGCATTTGTGTATGTTTAGATGTAAG GAAGCTTTAAATGTCTATCAAAAGCTCTCATCAAAGCAGTATAATACAGGCTGGATTCTTTCCCAG gttgGGAAAGCATATTTTGAGCTAGTAGATTACTTAAATGCTGATTATGCCTTTAGTCTTGCGCGCCAAATATCTCCTTACAATCTGGAAGAGATGGATGTATACTCCACAGTTCTTTAT cATTTGAAACAAGATATGAAATTGAAATACTTAGCTCAGGAGATGATATTAGTTGATCGTTTTGCTCCACAAACATG GTGTGCTATTGGGAACTGCTATAGTTTGCAGAAGGATCATGAAAGTGCACTCAAAAGTTTTCAGCGAGCTGTGCAGCTGAATTCTAGATTTGCATATGCTCACACTCTTTCTGGTCATGA GTATGTTATCATGGAGGACTATGGAAAAGGTGTGGAGTGCTACCAGACATCTCTTCATGTTGATGCAAGACATTATAACTCCTGGTATGGGCTTGGGATGATCTATCTCTGCCAAGAGAAGTTTGAATTTGCGGAGCACCATTTTCGCCAGGCTTATCAGATAAATCCTCTTTCATCAGTTATCATGTACTATTTAGGAACCACTCTAGAAGTATTAAAG AGGAGTGAGGAAGCTTTGGAGATGATGGAGACAGCTATTGTCATTGACAATAAAAATCCACTTCCGAAGTACAGCAAAGCAAAACTGCTGTTGACACTTGGAAAGTTGAATGAAGCCTTGGAAATTTTGGAGGAACTTAAAGAGTGCACCCCTCGTGAAAgttgcatttatgcattgatgggTGAAATTTATAAACGGAATAAAAAGTATGATAAGGCAATGCTTCATTTTGGAATTGCTTTGGACTTAAAACCATCTATAGTTGATGTTGCTAAAATAGAG GCTGCCATCGAAAAGTTAATTATACCAGACGAAATGGAGGAGAGCCTGTAG
- the LOC108482249 gene encoding uncharacterized protein LOC108482249 — MEQNPPVIAKRVWSIVRAVLFMMKKGILSKRKLMVDLNMLLKRGKIASTKAIANLPMFHRHQVSSSAAAPAQEYEFSCSNTPNYIFPFNIPTKKKNSINNYYHHLFACTHAPPTHDDDTAAMNAFKVVLEMLNNNMGVESDAAVIAASPMLPGFGQTPVVRQLRITDSPFPLRDVDEGNGNVDKAAEDFINRFYKDLKLQNNNTTA; from the coding sequence ATGGAACAAAATCCACCAGTGATAGCCAAAAGAGTATGGAGCATAGTAAGAGCTGTTCTCTTCATGATGAAAAAGGGCATATTATCCAAAAGAAAGCTCATGGTTGATCTCAACATGTTGCTCAAACGCGGCAAAATAGCCAGCACCAAAGCCATTGCCAACCTCCCCATGTTCCACCGCCACCAGGTCTCTTCATCGGCGGCGGCGCCGGCCCAGGAGTACGAGTTCAGCTGCAGCAACACCCCTAACTACATCTTCCCTTTCAACATCCCCACCAAGAAGAAGAACAGCATTAACAACTACTACCACCACTTGTTCGCTTGTACCCACGCGCCTCCTACTCACGACGACGACACCGCCGCCATGAACGCCTTCAAGGTTGTCTTGGAGATGCTCAACAACAACATGGGAGTGGAAAGCGATGCTGCTGTTATTGCGGCTTCCCCTATGTTACCAGGGTTCGGACAAACTCCAGTGGTGAGACAACTTAGAATAACCGACTCTCCTTTCCCTTTAAGAGATGTTGATGAAGGTAATGGCAACGTAGATAAGGCTGCCGAGGACTTCATTAACAGGTTTTACAAGGATTTGAAGCTCCAAAATAACAACACTACTGCCTGA